One part of the Rutidosis leptorrhynchoides isolate AG116_Rl617_1_P2 chromosome 1, CSIRO_AGI_Rlap_v1, whole genome shotgun sequence genome encodes these proteins:
- the LOC139881755 gene encoding protein LURP-one-related 15-like, with product MAQFASSSVCVIGSKFMAPYPFDIIVDPNSGGNLVITDINHKILLKVKPRDTTLHHQRVLLYPDGTPIVKLRDKILSQHNRWKVFMGDTTASSKLIFSTKQPNIIQFKTSLEVFLTNKTSKANVCDFKIKGSWSKRKCTISMGHSNSSTIIAQMHKIEKSKNEKFDKDKFMVTIYPNVDYAFVTALITIVDAMKSVDKEYGEQISASTSQIMFATAS from the exons ATGGCTCAATTTGCATCAAGTTCAGTTTGTGTGATCGGGTCTAAGTTTATGGCACCTTATCCATTTGATATCATAGTCGACCCGAATTCAGGTGGAAACCTTGTGATCACAGATATTAATCATAAAATCCTGCTTAAAGTAAAACCACGCGATACAACGTTACATCATCAACGAGTGCTCCTTTATCCTGATGGCACGCCAATTGTCAAGCTGCGAGATAAG ATTTTGAGTCAGCATAATCGATGGAAAGTATTTATGGGTGACACTACAGCCAGTTCGAAACTAATATTTAGCACAAAACAACCAAACATAATCCAGTTCAAGACCAGTTTAGAAgtgttcttaacaaacaaaacgagTAAAGCAAATGTTTGTGATTTCAAGATTAAAGGAAGCTGGTCGAAGAGAAAATGCACAATCTCTATGGGGCATTCTAATTCTTCAACCATAATCGCCCAA ATGCACAAAATTGAAAAATCAAAGAATGAGAAGTTTGATAAAGACAAATTTATGGTGACAATTTATCCGAATGTGGACTATGCATTTGTGACTGCACTTATTACTATTGTCGATGCGATGAAAAGCGTAGATAAAGAGTATGGTGAACAAATTAGTGCATCGACGTCGCAAATCATGTTTGCAACTGCTTCCTAG
- the LOC139881779 gene encoding protein LURP-one-related 10-like: MAQSNNPSISVIGSQFTAPNPLEVKVVTNCKGTIVITDNNENILLQVTPCDGLSCRRRLLMDANGTPIVTIDEDGWSFHLRWNVYRGKSTAKSDLIFTTKRKHASLWFKSRVNVYLAHNTSSEHIYDYKIKGDWHKNSCAVYKGYSTAALAQMHTGQHLKKQKLDKFMVTISPNVDYAFVAALFVIVDAMESPYKNERVAAGETAVGISKALLEIVTQLTRPS; the protein is encoded by the exons ATGGCTCAATCAAACAATCCATCAATTTCGGTGATCGGGTCTCAGTTCACCGCACCAAATCCACTCGAAGTTAAAGTCGTTACAAACTGTAAGGGAACCATTGTTATAACagacaataacgaaaatattttactcCAAGTGACACCATGTGACGGTTTATCATGTCGTCGTCGGTTGCTAATGGATGCAAATGGCACACCCATCGTTACGATTGATGAAGAT GGTTGGAGTTTTCATTTGCGATGGAATGTATATAGAGGGAAAAGTACAGCCAAATCTGATTTGATATTTACCACAAAACGAAAACACGCGAGCCTTTGGTTTAAGTCCCGCGTGAATGTATACTTGGCACACAATACGAGTAGCGAACATATTTATGATTACAAGATCAAAGGAGATTGGCATAAGAATAGTTGCGCTGTTTATAAGGGGTATTCAACAGCTGCATTAGCCCAA ATGCATACAGGGCAACATTTAAAAAAACAGAAATTGGACAAGTTCATGGTAACGATCAGTCCTAACGTGGATTACGCATTTGTAGCCGCACTTTTTGTGATCGTTGATGCAATGGAAAGTCCCTACAAAAATGAACGTGTCGCTGCAGGAGAAACTGCTGTTGGAATATCCAAAGCTTTGCTTGAAATTGTTACTCAGCTTACAAGACCAAGCTAA